In Eulemur rufifrons isolate Redbay chromosome 3, OSU_ERuf_1, whole genome shotgun sequence, a single window of DNA contains:
- the CPNE3 gene encoding copine-3, with product MAAQCVTKVELNVSCSNLMDTDVGSKSDPLCVLFLNTSGQQWYEVERTERIKNCLNPKFSKTFIIDYYFEVVQKLKFGVYDIDNKTIELSDDDFLGECECTLGQIVSSKKLTRPLVLKNGKPAGKGSITISAEEIKDNRVVLFEMEARKLDNKDLFGKSDPYLEFHKQTSDGNWLMVHRTEVIKNNLNPVWRPFKISLNSLCYGDMDKTIKVECYDYDNDGSHDLIGTFQTTMTKLKDASRNSPIEFECINEKKRQKKKSYKNSGVIIVKQCEITVECTFLDYIMGGCQLNFTVGVDFTGSNGDPRSPDSLHYISPNGVNEYLTAIWSVGLVIQDYDADKMFPAFGFGAQIPPQWQVSHEFPMNFNPSNPYCNGIQGIVDAYRTCLPQLKLYGPTNFSPIINHVARFAAAATQQQTASQYFVLLIITDGVITDLDETRQAIVNAAKLPMSIIIVGVGGADFSAMEFLDGDGGSLRSPSGEVAIRDIVQFVPFRQFQNAPKEALAQCVLAEVPQQVVGYFNTYKLLPPKNPATK from the exons ATGGCTGCCCAGTGTGTCACGAAGGTGGAGCTGAATGTTTCCTGTAGCAATCTAATGGATACAGATGTAGGGTCAAAGTCGGACCCTTTATGTGTATTGTTTCTGAATACAAGTGGTCAACAGTGGTATGAG GTTGAACGCACAGAAAGGATTAAGAATTGCTTGAATCCCAAATTTTCCAAGACATTTATTATTGATTACTACTTTGAAGTTGTTCAGAAATTGAAATTTGGGGTTTATGACATCGACAACAAAACTATTGAGCTGAGCGATGATGACTTCTTAGGAGAATGTGAATGTACCCTTGGACAA ATTGTTTCCAGTAAGAAGCTAACTCGACCACTGGTGCTTAAAAATGGCAAACCTGCAGGGAAAGGGAGCATTAcg ATTTCAGctgaagaaataaaggataatAGAGTGGTCTTGTTTGAAATGGAAGCCAGAAAACTGGATAATAAG GATCTATTTGGAAAGTCAGACCCATACCTGGAATTCCACAAGCAGACATCTGATGGAAACTGGCTAATGGTTCATCGAACAGAG GTTATCAAAAACAACTTGAATCCTGTTTGGAGACCTTTTAAAATCTCTCTCAACTCTCTGTGCTATGGAGATATGGACAAAACCATTAAG gtAGAGTGTTATGATTATGACAATGATGGGTCCCATGATCTCATTGGAACATTTCAAACCACCATGACAAAACTCAAAGACGCCTCCAGAAATTCACCT ATTGAAtttgaatgcataaatgaaaaaaagaggcaaaagaaaaaaagctacaaGAATTCAGGTGTTATCATTGTGAAACAGTGTGAG attacAGTAGAATGCACATTTCTTGACTATATCATGGGAGGATGTCAGCTGAATTTTACT GTGGGAGTGGACTTCACTGGCTCCAATGGTGACCCAAGGTCTCCAGACTCCCTTCATTACATCAGCCCCAACGGTGTTAATGAGTATTTGACTGCTATCTGGTCTGTGGGACTGGTCATTCAAGATTATGATGC tgataagatgtttccagcttttggttttgGAGCTCAGATACCTCCTCAGTGGCAG GTATCACATGAATTTCCAATGAATTTTAACCCATCCAATCCCTATTGTAACG GAATCCAAGGCATTGTAGATGCGTACCGGACTTGTCTTCCTCAGCTAAAACTCTATGGACCAACTAATTTTTCTCCAATCATAAATCATGTGGCCAGATTTGCTGCTGCAGCCACACAACAGCAAACAGCTTCT CAATATTTTGTGCTCTTGATTATTACGGATGGTGTGATCACAGACCTTGATGAAACCAGACAAGCTATAGTTAATGCTGCCAAGCTGCCCATGTCCATCATCATTGTTGGAGTTGGTGGTGCCGACTTTAGTGCCATGGAGTTTCTGGATGGTGATGGTGGAAGTCTTCGTTCCCCATCGGGAGAGGTGGCCATCAGAGATATCGTCCAGTTTGTGCCTTTCAGACAGTTCCAGAAT